One region of Priestia megaterium genomic DNA includes:
- a CDS encoding aldo/keto reductase, whose translation MQYRKLGTTGLEVSNLCLGTMAFGRWIDEKASAAILHSAIENGINFIDTANYYGKGQDEEFRYGTGESEEIIGRALKGKRDDVVLATKVGIAVGKGKNDKGLSRTHIMREVDNQLRRLQTDYIDLYQVHLFDPNTPMEETLRTLDDLVRQGKVRYIGCSNYAAWQIAKSHHISDNMNLEKFISVQPQYNLLSREIEQELLPFSQSEGVGVMVYSPLARGMLSGKYKTPNDVPPESRAAHGEKLLRNYFTDRNFQLVEQYRKLAEQHEVSLSQFALSWVLNQPAVTSSIIGASKLHHVTDAVEISDWTWSEELLNTVNSLY comes from the coding sequence ATGCAATATCGAAAGCTTGGAACAACAGGTCTGGAAGTATCAAATTTATGTCTAGGTACCATGGCGTTTGGACGATGGATTGACGAAAAAGCGTCGGCAGCTATTTTACATAGCGCCATTGAAAACGGAATTAACTTCATTGACACAGCCAACTATTACGGAAAAGGGCAGGATGAAGAGTTTAGATATGGCACAGGGGAATCTGAAGAAATTATTGGACGCGCGTTAAAAGGAAAACGAGATGATGTTGTGCTTGCAACAAAAGTCGGCATTGCCGTAGGAAAAGGCAAAAATGATAAAGGTCTTTCACGCACACATATTATGAGAGAAGTGGATAATCAGCTGCGACGACTACAGACGGACTATATTGATCTTTATCAAGTTCATCTTTTTGATCCGAATACACCTATGGAAGAAACGCTTCGCACGCTAGATGATTTAGTTCGTCAAGGCAAAGTTCGTTATATTGGCTGCTCCAATTATGCCGCGTGGCAAATCGCAAAGTCTCATCATATTAGTGACAACATGAATCTTGAAAAATTTATTTCCGTTCAGCCTCAGTACAATCTTCTCTCTCGTGAAATTGAACAAGAGCTGCTGCCGTTTAGTCAATCCGAAGGTGTAGGCGTTATGGTATACAGTCCGTTAGCGCGCGGCATGCTTTCAGGCAAATATAAAACACCAAATGACGTGCCGCCAGAAAGCCGTGCTGCACATGGTGAAAAGCTGCTGCGAAACTACTTTACTGACCGAAACTTTCAGCTGGTGGAGCAGTATCGCAAGTTAGCAGAACAACATGAAGTAAGCTTGTCTCAGTTTGCTCTTTCATGGGTGCTAAATCAGCCCGCTGTGACATCAAGCATTATCGGAGCTAGTAAATTGCACCACGTAACAGATGCAGTTGAAATCAGCGATTGGACATGGTCAGAAGAACTGCTAAACACCGTAAATTCACTGTATTAA